From Thermococcus sp.:
ATGGAGCAGGTAAAACCACAACAATCAAAATGCTTACCGGTGCTTTAAAGCCGACCTACGGTGAGATTAGGATTTTAGGCCATGAGATGCCTCGCGAGAGAGTCGAAGTAATGAGAAAAGTTGGCTACATGCCAGAGAAGCCGATAGCCTACGAGGACATGACGGTCATCGAGTTTTTAACCTACATGGGCAGGCTTTCAGGCCTGAAAAGGGAGGAGGCTCTCGCCAAGGCAAGGGAGCTGATGGCCTACACCGGCGTTGGAAGGCTGGCCTTCAACAGAATCCGTGAGCTCTCAAGCGGCCAGAGGCAGAGAGTTTCCTTCGCCTCCGCTCTCATCGGCGACCCGAAACTGCTCATCCTCGACGAGCCAACGAGCAACCTCGACCCCATGGGTAGGATAGAGTTCATCGGAAAGGTGCTCGAGCTTGCCAAGAGCGGTAAGACGGTCTTCCTATCGAGCCACATCGTCAGCGAAATCGAGAGAACCTGCAACTACGTCGGCATAATAAAGGACGGTCAGATGATTGAACAGGGGCGCGTTAAGGACCTGACGAGGTTCGAGAGCGATGACTACGACGTTGTTGTTTCAGACAATGCCATGCTCCTCGATTTCCTGCACGAGAAGGTTTACGTACGCGAGGCGTGGGAGGAAGAAGGCGTAATCAGGGTTCGCCTCGACGAGCGCTTTGCTGAGAGGTTCTTCACCGAGGTTCCGGCATTCATTGCCAAGAACGGACTGAGCCTTAAGCTCTTTAAGCCCCACACGAGTCCGCTCGAGAGAATACTCATGAAACGCTTCAACGCGGGGTGGGATGAATGATTCCGGTTCTCGAAACCGAGTTCCTGAGGTTGCTCCGCTCGCGGAAGTTCAAGCTCCTCTTTCTCGTCACGATATTCCCATCAATCCTCTACCTCCTGAATCCCAACGCGAGTGGAACCGGCGTTGGGCCCCTAAAGAAGAGCTTTGAAGGGCTGTTTGCTGACCTTCTCCCGAACTACTGGCTCGGAATCATCGGCCAGCTAATAGCAGTCATAGTAATGAGCGACCTGCTTGCGGGAGAGATAGACAAGGGGACGATAAGGCTAATCCTTGCCAGACCTGTTAGAATGAGCGGGTTTCTGGCCGGGAAGTTCCTGGCAGGGCTAGCGGCCCTCGCGCTCCTCTTCGGAATCCCCTACGCGGTAATATGGCTCTACGCGCCCCTGCCTTATCAGGGAGGGCTTGAGGGGATAAAAGTGCTCGCGGGGAGCTTTGGTGTAGTCCTTGGAGCAACGCTCGTGATTCTAATGTTTCTGGGGGCGCTCTCGATGTTTCTGGCGGTTCTGATAGGCAAACCTCTCTACGCGACACTGGCTACCTTTGGCCTGCTCTTCTTAGAACAGTTTATCCTGCCCCAGATTCCATACATAGACCATCCGGAGAGGCTGACGCTTGGCTATCAGGCGCTCGTCATGCTTAAGGGTAGCTTTGGAAACATAAACGTCATCGGGACCCCATTGGAGTCAGCAGTGACTTTCCTTGGAGTTTCCGCGAGCCTGCTGGTCCTCACATGGGTGCTTCTCCTCAAGAAGGAGTTCCCGAACTGATGGACTTTTTATCCAATGCCAAGGTGAACCTTGAGCTATGTAAAAGGTTTTTATAGTTCCCCGCCCTACCCTAAGCGGTGGTTGATTATGACATTCGATAAGGAGAAGCTCGCCAAGATTCGCGAGGAGGAGAAGCGCTGGGAGGAAACCACCGTCAGAAAGTTCATCGAAAAGAGGCCCGAGAGAAAGGAAAAGTTCATGACAGATGATGGCTTTGAGATTAAAAGGCTCTACACTCCCGCTGACCTCGGAGAGGACTGGGATTACCTCGAAAAGCTCGGCTTTCCCGGCGAGTATCCGTTTACGAGAGGCGTTTACGCTACCATGTACCGCGGCCGCTTCTGGACCATGAGGCAGTACGCCGGTTACGCGACCGCTGAAGAGAGCAACAAGCGCTACAAGTACCTTCTTGAACAGGGACAGACGGGTTTGAGCGTTGCCTTCGATTTACCGACCCAGCTCGGTTACGACAGCGACCACCCAATGGCCGAGGGTGAGGTCGGTAAAGTGGGAGTTGCGATTGATTCCCTCTGGGACATGGAGATACTCTTCGACGGAATCCCCCTCGACAAGGTTTCTACCAGCATGACGATAAACTCAACGGCCGCTAACCTTCTTGCGATGTACATTCTCGTTGCCGAAAAGCAGGGTGTTACCCAAGACAAGCTCCGCGGAACGGTTCAGAACGACATTCTGAAGGAGTACATAGCGCGTGGCACATACATATTTCCTCCCCAGCCCAGCATGAGGCTTACAACGGACATCATAATGTACTGTGCAGAGAATATTCCAAAGTGGAACTCCATAAGCATAAGCGGTTATCACATCCGCGAAGCTGGAGCAAACGCCGTCCAGGAGGTTGCGTTCACACTCGCTGACGGTATCGAGTACGTTAAGGCCGTCATAGAGAGGGGTATGGACGTTGACAAGTTCGCGGGAAGGCTGAGCTTCTTCTTCAACGCCCACAACAACTTCCTCGAGGAGATTGCAAAGTTTAGAGCCGCGAGGAGGCTCTGGGCATATATCATGAAGGAGTGGTTCAACGCCAAGAACCCGCGCTCGATGATGCTCCGCTTCCACACCCAAACAGCGGGCTCAACGCTCACCGCTCAACAGCCTGAGAATAACATTGTCAGGGTTGCGATTCAGGCCCTCGCCGCTGTCCTTGGGGGAACGCAGAGTTTGCACACAAACAGTTACGACGAGGCCCTAAGCCTTCCCACCGAGAAGAGCGTGAGGATAGCTTTGAGGACCCAGCAGATTATAGCCTATGAGAGTGGCGTTGTTGACACCGTTGACCCGCTCGGCGGTGCCTACTACATCGAGTGGCTCACCGACCACATCTACGAAGAAGCCCTCAAGTACATCGAGAAGATTCAGAAGATGGGCGGAATGATGAGGGCCATTGAGCGTGGTTACATCCAGAAGGAGATAGCCGATGCGGCTTACAAATACCAGAAGGAAATCGAAGAAGGTAAGAGGATAATCGTCGGCGTCAACAAGTTCCAGACGGATGAGCCGATTGAGGTTGAGATACTCAAGGTTGACCCGAGCATAAGGGACAAGCAGATAGCGAGACTCAAGAAGCTGAGGAGCGAGCGCGATAACAAGAAGGTAGAGGAGGCACTCGACAAGCTGAGAAATGCGGCCGAGACCGAGGATGAAAACCTCATGCCCTACATCATCGAGGCCCACAGACATTTAGCGACACTCGGCGAGGTTACAGACGTCCTGAGGGAGGTCTGGGGCGAGTATAGAGCCCCTCTAATATTCTGAGGCCTTTTCTTTTTGATTTATGTTTTTATTTCTGTTTTGGTCTCTCCACAACTGAGTTCTAACCCTTGATGTTAAACGTATTTATTTCTCGGCAACGTTTTTAAGTCCTGCTTCCTACTGGAACTTGGTGGTGTCTTACGTCCTGCCGGAAGTTACGTTGCGTTAAATCAGTATGTAGAGATGAGAGGATGAGAAGAGTTGCTCTCCTCCCCATAGCCATCCTATTGCTTGCCGTTCCCGTTTCGGCAACCTACTACGTGAGGGTGCCGAGTCCCCTCTACGAGGTGAAATACTCGGTTCTCTCGAACGGAACTGAGGCGTTGGTTCATCTGAGAATTCTCCAGTGGGGAATTACCTGCGGCATGAGCGACTGCTGGCCAGAGGTTTACTCCAATCAAGATTACCTCCTCTACTTCAACGGCTCTCGCCTCTACCTCCTCAACTTCACGCCCGCTCTCGGCGTTCCCCCGGAGGGGATGGCCTACAAGGGGGCGACCTTCGTAAACGGGAGCTGGTACGTGGAGATGGAGTACTACCAGCCAGACTGCTCGACCCAAGTGGACAGGTTCTACAGGCTCGACACTAAGCACTTCTGCGTTGAGCCGGTGAACGTTAGCTGGTTCTGGCTTCCAAAGGGGAAAGTTAGCGACTACATAAACGGCTGGCGGATTGAGCTCCAGTCTTTCGGCCCCGGGGAGTGGGGTTATGCCAACGTGAGCGACCTGTGGATTGCGTTGAGCGAAAGCGCGGGCAAGTGGTTCCCCGGCCCGATAACCGTTCCAAGTTCGAGCGTTTTTCCGGTTTACTTCATCCTCAAAAAGAACGGCCACGCGAAGAACATCACACTCTTGTACCTGAACACGACCAACAACTCCAAAGGCTTGGTACAGGGCTTCTGGTTCCCAAACGACGTTAAAATCATCAACGTGACGGTCTGCAGAGACGTCAGCGTTCGGTTTCCCCTCACGGCGATTCAGGTGGACGATGTTTACAGGGGAAGAGCAGGCGTTCTCCTTGTGGTTGATTACGAGGTGCTCAGTCCGGGGATGTGTCCGTGGAATCCGCTCAACTGCACCCTCGTTCCGGACATGATTTCCTACTACCTCTTTTACGTTTCTTCCAGTGGGCCTTACTTCCTTGGTGCTTATCCTGAGGAACCGGTAGTGGAGTTTGAAAACAGCCTCTGGAGGTTTAAGCTTTATCTCTGGAATGGTAGCGTTGAGAACGCGACCTTCAACCCCGCCTGTCTCAACGAGTCCAGCGCGAGTCCCGTTGAAGTGCCGAACGCCTCCATTGAGTGGACTTCCGTAAAGGTGGGAAACCTCACGGTGAGTTATCCAACGGAATTCCTAGGCTTCTCGAACAACC
This genomic window contains:
- a CDS encoding ABC transporter permease subunit; amino-acid sequence: MIPVLETEFLRLLRSRKFKLLFLVTIFPSILYLLNPNASGTGVGPLKKSFEGLFADLLPNYWLGIIGQLIAVIVMSDLLAGEIDKGTIRLILARPVRMSGFLAGKFLAGLAALALLFGIPYAVIWLYAPLPYQGGLEGIKVLAGSFGVVLGATLVILMFLGALSMFLAVLIGKPLYATLATFGLLFLEQFILPQIPYIDHPERLTLGYQALVMLKGSFGNINVIGTPLESAVTFLGVSASLLVLTWVLLLKKEFPN
- a CDS encoding ABC transporter ATP-binding protein, giving the protein MPDYAIETRDLTKFFGKRNVVYNLNIQVPRGVVYGFLGPNGAGKTTTIKMLTGALKPTYGEIRILGHEMPRERVEVMRKVGYMPEKPIAYEDMTVIEFLTYMGRLSGLKREEALAKARELMAYTGVGRLAFNRIRELSSGQRQRVSFASALIGDPKLLILDEPTSNLDPMGRIEFIGKVLELAKSGKTVFLSSHIVSEIERTCNYVGIIKDGQMIEQGRVKDLTRFESDDYDVVVSDNAMLLDFLHEKVYVREAWEEEGVIRVRLDERFAERFFTEVPAFIAKNGLSLKLFKPHTSPLERILMKRFNAGWDE
- a CDS encoding methylmalonyl-CoA mutase family protein, which translates into the protein MTFDKEKLAKIREEEKRWEETTVRKFIEKRPERKEKFMTDDGFEIKRLYTPADLGEDWDYLEKLGFPGEYPFTRGVYATMYRGRFWTMRQYAGYATAEESNKRYKYLLEQGQTGLSVAFDLPTQLGYDSDHPMAEGEVGKVGVAIDSLWDMEILFDGIPLDKVSTSMTINSTAANLLAMYILVAEKQGVTQDKLRGTVQNDILKEYIARGTYIFPPQPSMRLTTDIIMYCAENIPKWNSISISGYHIREAGANAVQEVAFTLADGIEYVKAVIERGMDVDKFAGRLSFFFNAHNNFLEEIAKFRAARRLWAYIMKEWFNAKNPRSMMLRFHTQTAGSTLTAQQPENNIVRVAIQALAAVLGGTQSLHTNSYDEALSLPTEKSVRIALRTQQIIAYESGVVDTVDPLGGAYYIEWLTDHIYEEALKYIEKIQKMGGMMRAIERGYIQKEIADAAYKYQKEIEEGKRIIVGVNKFQTDEPIEVEILKVDPSIRDKQIARLKKLRSERDNKKVEEALDKLRNAAETEDENLMPYIIEAHRHLATLGEVTDVLREVWGEYRAPLIF